A single window of Chitinophaga sp. XS-30 DNA harbors:
- a CDS encoding TonB-dependent receptor, translated as MKPFIRQMGILCLLLISTCIYGGIPAIPVSGTVTDKESGDPIPGVSVRIKGGSAGTVTDNKGRFSLEVPDSESILVITFTGYATRELAVGNQTSLLITLEAETKGLDEVVVIGYGKQRKGDVTSAVASVKQEDFVKGFARDAGQLIQGKVAGLAVVTSSGDPNSQTQISLRGNSTLLSSTQPLVLIDGIPGALNTVAPEDIESIDVLKDGSAAAIYGTRGTNGVVLITTKKKGAQAATITYDGYVSVQSIARKMEFLDADDYRRLIQEGFFVPTASEKYDYGTSTDWLKEITRTPVSHTHNLSLQGGNGQTNYVATINYREWEGLFKRSNNEQLTGRADINHTMLDGRLKFNLGVIGRNRKYFAAPNYAYIYRQAIIRNPTDSVYTFDGKWREDLNAYNYDNPVRPIEEVEGEDRVTEMRYNANVIFSPIRDFNIKLLLSSVKTSSVSGYFESFDHKASELSRRRGYASRGTWLFRDNLLELTGDYSRTIQRHKFTVLGGYSWQDVTNEGFSMYNSDFPTELYTYNRLQSGDQLRLQTAGAQGSGMSSYKNNHKLIGFFGRLNYSWDDRYLLMLTMRHEGSSKFGRNYKWGTFPAISAGWRISKESFLAGSSFVDDLKVRAGFGVTGTVPGDPYLSLISLNYDGASRFLYNGNWIQPLVPVRNPNPDLRWEKKEEYNFGLDFAVWRRINGSIDLYQRDTRDMLYNFPVPVPPNLFGSTIANAGRMRNRGIEILLNYDIIRTKDFNLSSNITWAYNKNTLLSISNDLYKTTNNFFFTGHTGEPIQVTTHKVEVGQPVGDFYGYKSIDIDDDGKWIIEGEDGKPKPIDDAQPDDRKVLGNGIPKHTAGWNLAVRYKKLDLSINMRGQFGYQILNYQRMYYENPTIKQYNMLKSAFDNVYGKRQLNNPLAYVSYYIEDGDHWKVDNVTLGYNLNVGGSKYFRQARVYASALNLLVLTGYKGIDPEVSRLGLEPGNDSRDKYPTTRTFTLGVNFTL; from the coding sequence ATGAAACCTTTCATAAGGCAGATGGGCATACTATGCCTGTTATTGATTTCCACATGCATTTATGGCGGCATCCCCGCCATCCCCGTTTCCGGCACTGTCACCGATAAAGAAAGCGGTGACCCTATACCTGGCGTATCCGTTCGTATAAAAGGCGGATCTGCGGGAACGGTAACTGATAACAAAGGTCGTTTTTCGCTGGAAGTCCCGGACAGCGAAAGCATACTGGTGATCACCTTTACCGGTTATGCCACAAGAGAGCTGGCGGTGGGCAATCAGACCAGTTTGCTGATCACCCTGGAAGCCGAAACCAAGGGGCTGGACGAAGTGGTGGTAATAGGCTACGGCAAGCAGCGCAAAGGCGATGTGACCAGCGCTGTGGCCAGCGTAAAACAGGAGGATTTTGTAAAAGGCTTCGCGCGTGATGCGGGGCAGCTGATACAGGGCAAAGTGGCGGGGCTGGCAGTGGTCACCAGCAGTGGCGATCCCAATAGCCAGACGCAGATCTCCCTGCGGGGAAACAGCACGCTGCTGTCTTCCACACAACCGCTTGTATTGATAGATGGTATCCCGGGCGCACTGAATACTGTGGCGCCGGAAGATATTGAGTCGATAGACGTGCTGAAAGACGGCTCCGCTGCCGCGATCTACGGCACAAGAGGCACGAACGGCGTTGTGCTCATCACTACGAAGAAGAAGGGCGCACAGGCGGCGACCATTACCTATGATGGCTATGTGAGCGTACAAAGTATTGCCCGTAAAATGGAGTTCCTGGATGCGGATGACTACCGCCGCCTGATCCAGGAAGGATTTTTTGTACCAACAGCCAGCGAGAAATATGACTACGGTACCTCCACGGACTGGCTGAAAGAGATCACCCGCACACCCGTCAGCCATACGCATAACCTTTCCCTGCAGGGTGGTAACGGGCAGACCAACTATGTGGCCACGATCAATTACCGGGAATGGGAAGGCCTCTTCAAACGTTCCAATAACGAACAGCTCACCGGCCGGGCAGACATCAATCATACCATGCTCGATGGCAGGCTGAAGTTCAATCTCGGCGTGATCGGCCGCAACCGAAAATATTTTGCGGCTCCGAACTATGCGTACATCTACCGGCAGGCGATCATCCGCAATCCGACGGACAGCGTGTACACTTTCGATGGCAAATGGCGGGAAGATCTCAATGCCTATAATTACGACAACCCCGTGCGCCCGATCGAGGAAGTGGAAGGAGAGGACCGTGTGACGGAAATGCGCTATAATGCCAATGTGATCTTTTCCCCCATCCGTGATTTCAATATCAAATTACTATTGTCCAGCGTGAAGACCTCCTCGGTTTCAGGGTATTTTGAATCCTTCGATCACAAGGCTTCCGAACTGAGCCGGCGCAGGGGCTATGCTTCCCGCGGTACATGGCTTTTCCGCGACAACCTGCTGGAATTGACGGGCGATTATTCCAGAACGATACAACGGCACAAGTTCACCGTGCTCGGCGGTTACAGCTGGCAGGACGTGACGAATGAGGGCTTTTCGATGTACAATTCCGACTTTCCTACGGAACTGTACACCTACAACCGGCTGCAATCCGGTGACCAGCTGAGATTGCAGACGGCCGGCGCACAGGGATCGGGCATGTCCAGCTACAAGAACAATCACAAGCTGATCGGCTTTTTCGGCCGGTTGAATTATTCCTGGGATGACCGTTACCTGCTGATGCTTACCATGCGTCATGAAGGCTCTTCCAAGTTCGGGCGTAACTATAAATGGGGCACTTTCCCCGCTATCTCCGCAGGCTGGCGCATCAGCAAGGAATCTTTCCTGGCCGGCAGCAGCTTTGTGGATGATCTGAAGGTCCGGGCCGGCTTCGGTGTTACCGGTACAGTACCGGGTGATCCCTATCTGTCGCTCATCAGCCTGAACTACGACGGTGCCAGCCGTTTCCTGTACAACGGCAACTGGATACAGCCGCTGGTGCCCGTGCGGAACCCCAATCCGGACCTGCGCTGGGAGAAAAAGGAAGAATACAATTTCGGGCTGGACTTTGCGGTGTGGCGCCGGATAAACGGCAGCATCGATCTCTATCAGCGCGATACCAGGGACATGCTGTACAACTTCCCCGTGCCGGTTCCGCCCAACCTTTTCGGGTCCACCATCGCCAACGCAGGCAGAATGAGGAACCGGGGGATAGAGATATTGCTGAATTATGATATCATCCGGACGAAGGACTTCAACCTGAGCAGCAACATTACCTGGGCCTACAACAAGAACACCCTGTTGTCCATTTCCAATGATCTGTACAAGACCACCAATAATTTCTTCTTTACCGGCCATACCGGTGAACCCATCCAGGTGACCACCCACAAAGTGGAAGTAGGGCAACCGGTCGGTGATTTTTACGGTTACAAATCCATCGATATCGATGATGACGGCAAATGGATCATTGAAGGGGAAGACGGCAAGCCGAAACCGATAGATGACGCGCAACCGGATGACCGGAAGGTGCTGGGCAACGGTATTCCCAAACATACCGCAGGCTGGAACCTGGCGGTACGGTATAAGAAACTGGACCTGTCCATCAACATGCGCGGGCAGTTCGGCTACCAGATACTGAATTATCAGCGGATGTATTACGAAAACCCCACCATCAAGCAATACAATATGCTGAAATCCGCGTTCGACAATGTGTATGGCAAACGGCAGCTGAATAACCCGCTGGCTTATGTTTCCTACTACATCGAGGACGGTGATCACTGGAAAGTAGATAATGTGACTTTGGGGTATAACCTGAATGTGGGCGGCTCGAAATACTTCCGGCAGGCCAGAGTGTATGCGTCGGCGTTAAACCTGCTGGTACTGACCGGTTACAAAGGCATCGATCCGGAAGTAAGCCGGCTGGGCCTCGAACCCGGCAACGATTCCCGGGATAAATACCCCACCACGCGTACGTTCACATTAGGTGTCAATTTTACTCTTTAA
- a CDS encoding MBL fold metallo-hydrolase, with protein MSLFITSLNSGSNGNCYYIGNQEEAILVDAGISCRETERRMARLGLTMQKVKAIFVSHEHIDHIRGIPVLSKKYRLPVYITDGTLSYSRMQLQQTLAFRAFEPVVIGQLKITAFPKHHDASDPHSFLVTCNHTDTRIGVFTDIGIPCDQLTSHFRQCHAAFLETNYDETMLEQGRYPYFLKNRIRGGKGHLSNTQALELFKAHRPPFMSHLLLSHLSKDNNSPELVHEMFAQHANGTEIVVASRFAETPVYKVSTLK; from the coding sequence ATGTCGCTATTCATTACCTCTCTCAATTCGGGCAGTAACGGAAACTGTTATTATATCGGCAACCAGGAAGAAGCCATTCTGGTGGATGCCGGCATTTCCTGCCGGGAAACGGAACGGCGTATGGCGAGGCTGGGGCTGACGATGCAAAAAGTAAAAGCGATATTCGTTTCACACGAACATATTGATCACATCCGCGGCATTCCCGTTTTATCAAAGAAATACCGCCTGCCGGTGTACATTACCGATGGCACGCTCAGCTACAGCCGGATGCAGCTGCAGCAAACCCTGGCTTTCCGGGCATTTGAGCCGGTGGTTATCGGGCAGCTGAAGATCACCGCTTTCCCGAAACATCATGATGCCTCGGACCCGCATAGCTTCCTGGTCACCTGCAATCACACCGATACGCGGATAGGCGTGTTCACCGATATCGGCATTCCCTGCGATCAGCTCACCAGCCATTTCCGGCAATGCCATGCCGCATTCCTCGAAACCAATTATGACGAAACGATGCTGGAACAGGGCCGCTACCCTTATTTTCTGAAGAACCGCATCCGCGGCGGCAAGGGACATCTTTCCAATACCCAGGCGCTGGAGCTTTTCAAAGCCCACCGACCGCCGTTCATGAGCCATCTGCTGCTCTCCCATTTGTCGAAAGACAATAATTCGCCCGAGCTGGTGCATGAAATGTTCGCTCAGCATGCAAACGGTACGGAGATCGTGGTAGCATCGCGCTTTGCGGAAACACCCGTGTACAAGGTCTCTACGCTGAAATAA
- a CDS encoding SDR family oxidoreductase gives MKPGTKNTCTLITGASSGLGREFAIQCARLGHNLLLIALPGGNATSIARHLASAFGIRAEVFEFDLTDNAALQSHIDHITAHFEVDFLINNAGMGGTSAMMSTTVEKIDQIIQLNVRSTALITRLLIPHLLRNPRSYIMNISSMAAFTPIAYKTVYPASKAFISSFSLGLREEFAGTGLSVSVVYPGPIMTNSNATRRIISQGLKGKMGLLSTPAIAEIALRRTLQGQPVIIPGWMNRISHFCMHLLPMEMKLRIVSREVKKEIRYA, from the coding sequence ATGAAACCGGGAACCAAAAATACCTGCACGCTCATCACCGGCGCCAGCTCCGGCCTTGGAAGGGAATTTGCCATCCAGTGTGCCAGACTGGGCCACAATCTGCTGCTCATCGCCCTGCCGGGCGGGAATGCAACCTCCATCGCCCGTCATCTGGCTTCGGCCTTCGGCATCAGGGCGGAAGTGTTCGAGTTCGATCTGACGGATAATGCGGCGCTGCAATCGCATATCGATCATATCACCGCACATTTTGAAGTAGATTTCCTGATCAATAACGCGGGCATGGGCGGCACTTCCGCCATGATGAGCACCACCGTGGAGAAGATCGACCAGATCATTCAGCTGAATGTAAGAAGCACAGCATTGATCACCCGCCTGCTGATCCCGCATCTGCTGCGGAACCCGCGGAGTTATATCATGAACATTTCCAGCATGGCGGCTTTTACGCCCATTGCCTATAAAACGGTATATCCTGCCTCCAAAGCATTCATTTCCTCTTTTTCCCTCGGCCTGCGGGAAGAGTTTGCCGGCACCGGGCTGTCCGTCAGTGTAGTGTATCCCGGTCCCATTATGACCAATTCCAATGCTACAAGGCGCATCATCAGCCAGGGGTTGAAAGGAAAGATGGGCCTGCTGTCCACCCCAGCGATTGCGGAAATTGCGTTGCGCAGAACATTGCAAGGGCAGCCGGTGATCATTCCGGGGTGGATGAACCGGATCAGCCACTTCTGCATGCATCTGCTGCCAATGGAAATGAAACTGAGGATCGTATCCCGCGAAGTAAAAAAGGAGATACGGTATGCATAA
- a CDS encoding NAD-dependent epimerase/dehydratase family protein: protein MHKVLVTGGNGFLGSNLTRELYRLGYDVRVLVRPNADLKGIADIPCEIFRGHIDCEADVFQAVEGCDLVIHAASVTEQWSVAYGEYERINFTGTQHIVHACLACKVTRLVHVSTANTIGPGTKLNPGTELNGFTLFHANSGYINTKYLAQQYVLEQVERRGLPAVVVNPTFMIGPNDVKPSSGKLLLHGLKRKIVFYPPGGKNFVYIHDVCQGIINALHKGETGNCYLLAGQNLSYREFFALVNRLENRSAWLIGVPGFVLSAAGLAGALGKLLTGKGGKLNPSTAYMLCLDNYYSGRKAAAELSLQYTPVEEAVRKALSWFKEHNYY from the coding sequence ATGCATAAGGTACTGGTGACAGGCGGCAACGGCTTTCTAGGCTCCAATCTCACCCGCGAGCTTTACCGTCTGGGTTACGACGTGCGGGTACTGGTACGTCCGAATGCGGACCTGAAGGGGATAGCGGATATCCCCTGCGAGATCTTCCGCGGGCATATCGACTGCGAAGCGGATGTGTTTCAGGCCGTGGAGGGGTGTGACCTGGTGATCCATGCTGCCTCTGTAACGGAACAATGGTCGGTGGCCTACGGGGAATATGAAAGGATCAATTTCACCGGTACGCAACACATTGTACACGCCTGCCTGGCCTGCAAGGTTACCCGGCTGGTGCATGTGAGTACGGCCAACACTATCGGTCCGGGCACTAAATTAAACCCCGGTACGGAACTGAACGGGTTCACGCTGTTCCATGCCAATTCCGGTTACATCAATACCAAATACCTTGCACAGCAATATGTGCTGGAGCAGGTGGAGCGGAGAGGGCTGCCCGCGGTGGTGGTCAATCCCACATTCATGATCGGTCCCAATGACGTGAAACCCAGCTCAGGCAAGCTGCTGTTGCATGGGCTGAAGAGAAAAATTGTCTTTTACCCACCCGGCGGAAAAAATTTCGTTTATATTCATGATGTTTGCCAGGGGATCATCAATGCCCTGCATAAAGGGGAGACTGGTAATTGTTACCTGCTGGCAGGCCAGAACCTCAGTTATCGCGAATTTTTTGCACTGGTCAACCGGCTGGAGAACCGTTCCGCATGGCTGATCGGGGTCCCGGGTTTCGTGCTGAGCGCGGCTGGCCTGGCCGGCGCACTCGGAAAACTCCTGACGGGGAAAGGCGGAAAACTGAATCCATCCACTGCCTATATGCTGTGCCTGGACAATTACTACTCCGGCAGGAAAGCAGCGGCTGAACTGTCCCTCCAATATACGCCGGTGGAGGAGGCCGTCCGTAAAGCATTGTCATGGTTCAAAGAACACAACTATTACTGA
- a CDS encoding sensor histidine kinase, with translation MVQRTQLLLMNEEQSDNPRNEFLIRLPESRWFRYLSRIVILYIFSLIFKSFDLTFINRVGESAFRSHVFSLYYVLLGLLVWEGAAWLTRTVEKKAAKSTIFIRLLFICSSLVVYGLMASFLFGFVYAVTDIWLYKEYDAWISFTSLSYDLIFGTFLFYVIAVCFNGIILYYKRWKEYQVQTERLMRENIQAKYDALRNQIEPHFFFNSLSVLTNLVYKSADLSAEYITQLAKIYRYILDKKFENLVSIRTELDFLESYLFLISIRHQQSIVFSEEISPQVKEKGMIPPATLQMLVENAIKHNRFSSNDPLHITLKSEGDFLLISNPLRRKTVREVSPGIGLDNIRKRYELASSRSIAVEESPDHFIVKIPIIPAS, from the coding sequence ATGGTTCAAAGAACACAACTATTACTGATGAACGAAGAACAGTCTGACAACCCACGCAACGAATTCCTGATAAGGTTGCCCGAGAGCCGCTGGTTCCGCTACCTGTCCAGGATCGTTATTCTGTATATATTCAGTTTGATCTTCAAATCCTTCGACCTTACGTTCATCAACAGGGTAGGGGAATCTGCATTTCGTTCGCATGTATTCAGCCTTTATTATGTGTTGCTGGGCCTGCTGGTATGGGAAGGAGCTGCCTGGCTGACCCGTACGGTGGAGAAAAAGGCTGCAAAAAGCACGATATTCATTCGCCTGCTGTTCATCTGCTCCTCGCTGGTCGTGTATGGTCTGATGGCATCTTTCCTTTTCGGTTTCGTATATGCGGTAACGGATATCTGGTTGTATAAGGAGTACGATGCCTGGATAAGTTTCACCTCCCTGAGTTATGATCTGATCTTCGGCACCTTCCTGTTCTATGTGATCGCCGTTTGTTTTAACGGCATTATATTGTATTACAAGCGATGGAAGGAATACCAGGTGCAGACGGAAAGGCTCATGCGGGAGAACATCCAGGCGAAGTACGATGCCCTGCGCAACCAGATAGAGCCGCATTTTTTCTTCAATTCGCTCAGTGTGCTCACCAACCTTGTTTATAAAAGCGCGGACCTTTCGGCGGAATATATTACCCAGCTTGCCAAGATCTACCGCTACATTCTGGACAAGAAATTCGAGAACCTGGTGAGTATCAGAACAGAGCTGGATTTCCTGGAATCCTACCTGTTCCTGATCAGCATCCGGCATCAGCAAAGTATCGTATTCTCGGAGGAGATCAGCCCGCAGGTGAAGGAGAAGGGGATGATCCCGCCCGCCACCCTGCAAATGCTGGTGGAGAACGCCATCAAGCATAACCGTTTTTCTTCCAACGATCCTTTACACATCACCCTGAAAAGCGAAGGCGATTTTCTGCTCATCAGCAATCCGCTGAGAAGGAAAACCGTCAGGGAAGTATCTCCGGGCATAGGGTTGGACAATATCCGCAAACGTTATGAGCTGGCCAGCAGCCGCTCCATAGCGGTCGAAGAATCGCCGGATCATTTTATTGTAAAGATCCCAATCATTCCTGCATCATGA
- a CDS encoding type IA DNA topoisomerase produces MTRKVTDHHAIIPTGMYPENLHLDEKRIYDLVARRFIAAFYPECRVANTTVLGKVGQVPFKATGKQILEPGWKLVYVNDSSAKKEGEEEEKILPVFEEGETGPHEPRVHQGKTTPPKPFTEATLLRAMETAGKQVEDEEMRELLKDNGIGRPSTRANIIETLFRRKYIEKKKKNIFATQTGMDLIDTIQSELLKSPELTGQWERKLRLIEKGEYAMETFKQELVQMVVDLTREVKTAVYKTIAIAPETPPPAATGKKTDSEKKEKAPKPPASPESLTCPKCKAHPLKKGNTAWGCANFNACGFKIPFEAAGKKLTDKQCADLVNKGKTAKIKGLQTGTMLVLTDAFQVIAE; encoded by the coding sequence ATGACAAGAAAGGTAACGGATCACCATGCCATCATACCCACCGGTATGTATCCGGAAAACCTGCACCTCGATGAAAAACGGATATACGACCTGGTAGCCCGCCGCTTCATTGCCGCTTTCTATCCCGAATGCCGCGTCGCCAATACCACCGTGCTGGGCAAAGTGGGCCAGGTACCATTTAAAGCAACGGGCAAGCAGATACTGGAACCAGGCTGGAAACTGGTCTATGTGAACGACAGCAGCGCAAAGAAAGAAGGGGAGGAAGAAGAAAAAATACTGCCGGTATTTGAAGAAGGAGAGACTGGTCCGCATGAACCGCGGGTGCATCAGGGCAAAACCACACCCCCGAAACCTTTTACGGAAGCTACTTTGCTGAGGGCGATGGAAACCGCGGGCAAACAGGTGGAAGATGAAGAGATGCGGGAACTGCTCAAAGATAATGGCATCGGCCGGCCTTCCACCCGGGCCAATATTATTGAAACCCTCTTCCGAAGGAAATACATCGAAAAAAAGAAAAAGAACATTTTTGCTACGCAGACGGGTATGGACCTGATCGATACCATACAATCGGAATTGCTGAAAAGTCCCGAACTCACCGGGCAATGGGAACGCAAGCTGCGTTTGATAGAGAAAGGCGAGTATGCCATGGAAACCTTCAAGCAGGAACTGGTGCAGATGGTGGTGGACCTCACCCGCGAAGTAAAGACGGCTGTCTATAAAACGATCGCCATCGCTCCCGAAACACCGCCTCCCGCCGCAACCGGCAAAAAAACAGACAGTGAAAAGAAAGAGAAAGCCCCCAAACCGCCCGCCAGCCCCGAATCCCTCACCTGCCCCAAATGCAAGGCCCATCCGCTGAAGAAAGGTAACACCGCCTGGGGATGCGCCAACTTCAATGCCTGCGGCTTTAAAATACCCTTTGAAGCAGCCGGAAAGAAACTGACGGACAAACAATGCGCAGATCTGGTGAATAAAGGGAAAACCGCTAAGATAAAAGGACTGCAGACCGGTACTATGCTGGTATTGACTGACGCATTCCAGGTAATTGCGGAATGA
- a CDS encoding DNA topoisomerase, translating into MKVCIAEKPSVAKDIAEVIGARQRKDGYWEGNGYQVTWTFGHFCTLKEPHDYTEQWRFWRLEDLPMIPPSFGIKLIENNGVQKQFAIIENLVQQSEEVINCGDAGQEGELIQRWVLLKAKCAAPVKRLWISSLTEQAIREGFEKLKDAAQYDNLYAAGSARAIGDWLLGMNATRLFTKKFAQGKTVLSIGRVQTPTLAMIVQRQKEINAFVMEEYWELKTIYREVEFTAAIDRIKVLDRATKGLAYLKEHPFEITSFERKEGKEGNPRLFDLTALQVEANKKYAYTADETLRHIQNLYEKKLVTYPRVDTTYLSEDLHPKVAGILRDLTPYAALTAPVLEKPIPKLKSVFDDKKGNGSPCHHTHRYVSGKPAPR; encoded by the coding sequence ATGAAAGTCTGTATAGCTGAAAAACCCAGTGTGGCAAAGGATATTGCTGAAGTGATCGGCGCGCGGCAGCGCAAGGATGGCTATTGGGAAGGGAATGGTTACCAGGTAACCTGGACCTTCGGGCATTTCTGTACCCTCAAAGAACCGCATGACTATACGGAGCAGTGGCGTTTCTGGCGCCTGGAAGACCTGCCCATGATCCCGCCCAGCTTCGGCATCAAGCTGATTGAGAATAACGGGGTGCAAAAGCAGTTCGCCATTATCGAAAACCTGGTACAGCAAAGCGAGGAAGTGATCAACTGCGGGGATGCCGGGCAGGAGGGGGAGCTGATCCAGCGTTGGGTGCTGCTGAAAGCGAAATGCGCCGCGCCGGTGAAAAGGCTCTGGATATCCTCGCTGACGGAACAGGCCATCCGCGAAGGATTCGAAAAACTGAAAGATGCCGCACAATACGATAATCTCTACGCCGCTGGCAGCGCCCGGGCTATCGGGGACTGGCTCCTGGGTATGAATGCCACCCGGCTCTTTACAAAGAAATTCGCGCAGGGAAAGACCGTTTTGTCCATCGGCCGCGTGCAGACGCCCACATTGGCCATGATCGTACAGCGGCAGAAGGAGATCAATGCCTTTGTGATGGAAGAATACTGGGAGCTGAAAACGATCTACCGCGAGGTGGAATTTACGGCGGCGATAGACCGCATCAAAGTATTGGACCGCGCCACCAAAGGCCTGGCCTATCTGAAAGAACATCCGTTCGAGATCACATCCTTCGAAAGAAAAGAAGGCAAAGAAGGCAATCCCCGCCTGTTCGACCTTACGGCCCTGCAGGTAGAAGCGAACAAAAAATATGCATACACCGCTGATGAAACGCTGCGGCACATTCAGAACCTTTACGAGAAAAAACTGGTCACTTACCCGAGAGTAGATACCACTTACCTGTCGGAAGACCTGCACCCGAAAGTAGCCGGCATCCTGCGGGACCTTACGCCTTATGCGGCATTGACCGCGCCTGTGCTGGAAAAGCCCATTCCTAAACTGAAGTCCGTGTTTGATGACAAGAAAGGTAACGGATCACCATGCCATCATACCCACCGGTATGTATCCGGAAAACCTGCACCTCGATGA
- a CDS encoding RagB/SusD family nutrient uptake outer membrane protein: MRITYFMTALLLVFGSCTNLDEEVYDQVLETSFNPSESDLPAILAPAYTVMRGMYAGWQGNFDLQEEPADVIVTPNRPNGWYDAGTYHRMHKHEWPANQWQPQNVWNHCFSGINNANRIIYQIESGSIPIANGKENVIAELKAVRAFYYSILVDTHGNVPIVTDFTNVELPSQSTRQQVFDFVEQELLDNMDLLSTDVSKATYGRLNRWVAKAILARHYLNAEVYTGTPQWDKCIAQCDDIAASGKYILEPAYKTSFLTNNENSKELIFAVPYDEIFATQNIIHCKTLATAHVNVLNLAAAMWGGNCAVPQFIDTYDPDDTRLKDTWIMGPQYSVTTGALILTYTKNVPSIEGTDYFDGYRIGKFEIKPGARGGLSTDYPIFRFADIKMMKAECLLRKGLANDAALLVSEVRQRAFAATEPDKATVTGAQLLQGSVYQYGYWQPNGTVASPEGGADIQYGRFYDELGWEFAAEGHRRMDMIRFGVFSRKTWYNHRPKNDGKTRTLFPIPQAELDKNPNLDQNDDYK, translated from the coding sequence ATGAGGATAACATATTTTATGACAGCGCTGTTGCTGGTGTTCGGCAGCTGCACCAATCTGGATGAGGAAGTGTACGATCAGGTGCTGGAGACATCCTTCAATCCATCTGAAAGCGACCTGCCCGCGATCCTGGCGCCTGCATATACAGTTATGCGCGGTATGTATGCGGGGTGGCAGGGGAACTTTGACCTGCAGGAAGAACCGGCAGATGTGATCGTAACACCTAATCGTCCGAATGGCTGGTACGATGCCGGTACATATCACCGCATGCACAAACACGAATGGCCGGCGAACCAGTGGCAGCCGCAGAACGTGTGGAATCACTGTTTCTCGGGCATCAACAATGCCAACCGGATCATTTACCAGATAGAGTCCGGCTCCATTCCTATCGCCAACGGCAAGGAAAATGTGATTGCCGAGCTGAAAGCGGTGCGGGCGTTCTATTATTCGATATTGGTGGATACGCATGGCAATGTGCCTATCGTTACGGATTTCACCAATGTGGAACTGCCCTCGCAAAGCACCCGTCAGCAGGTATTCGATTTTGTGGAACAGGAGCTGCTGGATAATATGGACCTGTTGAGCACAGATGTAAGCAAAGCTACCTACGGGCGCCTGAACAGGTGGGTGGCCAAAGCGATCCTGGCGCGGCATTACCTCAACGCGGAGGTTTATACCGGCACACCGCAGTGGGACAAATGCATCGCGCAATGCGATGATATTGCCGCCAGCGGGAAATACATCCTGGAACCAGCCTATAAAACGAGTTTCCTGACCAATAACGAAAACTCGAAGGAGCTCATTTTTGCGGTGCCGTATGATGAGATCTTCGCTACGCAGAATATTATTCACTGCAAGACCCTGGCTACCGCGCACGTTAATGTGCTGAACCTCGCCGCAGCCATGTGGGGCGGTAACTGTGCCGTACCGCAGTTCATCGATACCTACGATCCCGATGATACCCGTCTGAAAGATACCTGGATCATGGGGCCGCAATATAGCGTGACTACCGGCGCATTGATACTGACCTATACGAAGAATGTACCGAGTATTGAAGGAACAGATTATTTTGATGGCTACCGTATCGGTAAATTCGAGATCAAACCTGGCGCGAGGGGAGGCCTCAGTACAGATTACCCGATCTTCCGCTTTGCGGATATAAAGATGATGAAAGCGGAATGCCTGCTGCGCAAAGGTCTTGCTAATGATGCCGCGCTGCTGGTGTCTGAAGTAAGGCAGCGCGCGTTTGCTGCTACCGAGCCCGACAAGGCCACCGTTACCGGCGCGCAGCTGTTGCAGGGGAGTGTTTATCAATACGGTTACTGGCAGCCCAATGGTACGGTGGCGAGTCCGGAAGGTGGTGCGGACATCCAGTACGGCCGCTTTTATGATGAGCTGGGATGGGAGTTTGCCGCGGAAGGGCATCGCCGGATGGATATGATCCGGTTCGGGGTATTTTCCCGGAAGACCTGGTACAATCACCGGCCGAAGAACGATGGTAAAACCCGGACGCTGTTCCCTATCCCGCAGGCGGAACTGGATAAGAACCCGAACCTTGATCAGAACGATGATTATAAATAG